A genomic window from Silene latifolia isolate original U9 population chromosome Y, ASM4854445v1, whole genome shotgun sequence includes:
- the LOC141634378 gene encoding chorismate mutase 1, chloroplastic-like isoform X1, producing the protein MEAKLMNSSIQSHFFTFTSNSRKPINLFPHKASKVCIFGVKSCNYTSINGFQSLKVSSSSIAASHPARTRTDESRSLTLDGIRNSLIRQEDSIIFGLLERSQFCYNADTYNPDAFPLDGFHGSLIEYILKETEHLHAQVGRYKSPDEHPFYPDELPEPLLPPLQYPQVLHPAAYSININKQIWDLYFKDILPRLVKHGDDGNCGSAAVCDTLCLQTLSKRIHYGKYVAEAKFRASPDIYTAAIATQDEVKLMELLTYEAVENALKRRVETKAKTFGLQVPVNPDASAESEPVYKITPSLVADLYGYWIMPLTKKVQVAYLLRRLD; encoded by the exons ATGGAGGCAAAACTCATGAATTCTTCAATTCAATCCCATTTTTTCACATTTACATCAAATTCAAGGAAACCAATTAATTTATTTCCTCATAAAGCTTCTAAAGTTTGCATCTTTGGTGTTAAAAGTTGTAATTACACATCAATTAATGGCTTTCAGTCCCTCAAAGTTTCTTCTTCAAGTATAGCTGCTAG TCATCCAGCAAGAACTAGAACCGATGAGAGCAGAAGTTTGACGCTGGATGGTATTCGAAACTCTCTAATACGACAAGAAGACAGTATCATATTCGGCCTTCTTGAGAGATCACAGTTCTGCTACAATGCAGACACATATAACCCCGATGCATTTCCCTTGGATGGCTTTCATGGTTCCTTAATTGAGTACATCCTCAAAGAAACTGAACATCTTCATGCTCAG GTGGGACGATATAAGAGTCCGGATGAACATCCTTTCTATCCTGATGAGTTACCTGAACCATTGTTGCCACCTCTACAGTATCCCCAG GTTCTCCATCCAGCTGCTTATTCgataaacatcaacaaacaaataTGGGACTTATACTTCAAAGATATTCTGCCAAGACTTGTGAAGCATGGAGATGATGGTAATTGTGGATCTGCTGCTGTCTGTGACACACTCTGCTTACAG ACACTCTCTAAAAGAATACATTATGGGAAGTATGTCGCAGAGGCAAAGTTCCGAGCTTCACCTGACATCTATACAGCTGCTATTGCAACTCAA GACGAGGTCAAACTGATGGAACTGCTGACATATGAGGCAGTTGAAAATGCTCTAAAGAGAAGAGTTGAAACGAAAGCAAAAACATTTGGGCTGCAGGTGCCCGTCAACCCAGATGCAAGTGCCGAGTCTGAACCGGTTTACAAAATAACACCAAGCTTAGTTGCTGATCTCTATGGCTACTGGATTATGCCCTTGACCAAGAAGGTCCAAGTCGCGTACTTGCTGAGAAGGTTGGATTGA
- the LOC141634378 gene encoding chorismate mutase 1, chloroplastic-like isoform X2, producing the protein MCHPARTRTDESRSLTLDGIRNSLIRQEDSIIFGLLERSQFCYNADTYNPDAFPLDGFHGSLIEYILKETEHLHAQVGRYKSPDEHPFYPDELPEPLLPPLQYPQVLHPAAYSININKQIWDLYFKDILPRLVKHGDDGNCGSAAVCDTLCLQTLSKRIHYGKYVAEAKFRASPDIYTAAIATQDEVKLMELLTYEAVENALKRRVETKAKTFGLQVPVNPDASAESEPVYKITPSLVADLYGYWIMPLTKKVQVAYLLRRLD; encoded by the exons ATGTG TCATCCAGCAAGAACTAGAACCGATGAGAGCAGAAGTTTGACGCTGGATGGTATTCGAAACTCTCTAATACGACAAGAAGACAGTATCATATTCGGCCTTCTTGAGAGATCACAGTTCTGCTACAATGCAGACACATATAACCCCGATGCATTTCCCTTGGATGGCTTTCATGGTTCCTTAATTGAGTACATCCTCAAAGAAACTGAACATCTTCATGCTCAG GTGGGACGATATAAGAGTCCGGATGAACATCCTTTCTATCCTGATGAGTTACCTGAACCATTGTTGCCACCTCTACAGTATCCCCAG GTTCTCCATCCAGCTGCTTATTCgataaacatcaacaaacaaataTGGGACTTATACTTCAAAGATATTCTGCCAAGACTTGTGAAGCATGGAGATGATGGTAATTGTGGATCTGCTGCTGTCTGTGACACACTCTGCTTACAG ACACTCTCTAAAAGAATACATTATGGGAAGTATGTCGCAGAGGCAAAGTTCCGAGCTTCACCTGACATCTATACAGCTGCTATTGCAACTCAA GACGAGGTCAAACTGATGGAACTGCTGACATATGAGGCAGTTGAAAATGCTCTAAAGAGAAGAGTTGAAACGAAAGCAAAAACATTTGGGCTGCAGGTGCCCGTCAACCCAGATGCAAGTGCCGAGTCTGAACCGGTTTACAAAATAACACCAAGCTTAGTTGCTGATCTCTATGGCTACTGGATTATGCCCTTGACCAAGAAGGTCCAAGTCGCGTACTTGCTGAGAAGGTTGGATTGA